The Lactuca sativa cultivar Salinas chromosome 2, Lsat_Salinas_v11, whole genome shotgun sequence genome includes a window with the following:
- the LOC111886278 gene encoding shewanella-like protein phosphatase 2: MAADIICENLPNLVSSFVDTFVDFCVTGTFLPDPPSPPFTQTFYPSPKRLTAIGDLHGDLHKSKQALRLASLIDSEDQWSGGNTTLVQVGDVLDRGGHELKILYFLEKLKRQAAKVGGNVITLNGNHEIMNINGNFRCTHRSYVDEFQNWADWFTTGNNMKRLCDGLKKPKDLYDGIPSSFPGIKEEYVNGFRARIAALRRQGPIASRFLSKNLTVLVVGESVFVHGGILPHHVSYGLERINEEVRDWITGLRETVSSDIVNTENSVLWLRKFSNKVVNDCDRSMLEHTLATIPGARRMIMGHTIQKGGINAACNNKAIRIDVGMSNGCINGLPEVLEISEDSGLRILTSNPVKKRRDLKVPVQQETRVPGKCKLWLKPISI; the protein is encoded by the coding sequence ATGGCTGCAGACATCATCTGCGAAAACCTACCCAATCTTGTATCATCATTCGTGGATACCTTCGTTGACTTCTGCGTAACCGGGACCTTTTTACCCGATCCTCCATCTCCTCCCTTTACTCAAACCTTCTACCCTTCTCCTAAGCGTCTAACAGCCATAGGCGATCTCCATGGCGACCTCCATAAATCCAAACAAGCTCTCCGCCTCGCTAGTCTCATCGACTCCGAGGACCAGTGGTCTGGTGGCAACACCACTCTTGTACAAGTCGGCGACGTCCTCGATCGTGGTGGACATGAACTCAAAATCCTTTACTTTCTCGAGAAACTAAAACGACAGGCTGCTAAGGTCGGCGGCAATGTCATCACCTTGAATGGCAATCACGAAATCATGAATATTAATGGTAATTTTCGGTGTACTCATCGATCTTATGTTGATGAATTCCAAAACTGGGCAGATTGGTTTACTACAGGCAACAACATGAAGCGATTATGCGATGGATTAAAGAAACCTAAAGATTTATACGATGGGATTCCTTCAAGTTTTCCTGGCATTAAAGAAGAATATGTAAATGGGTTTAGAGCCAGGATTGCTGCATTGAGACGTCAGGGTCCTATAGCAAGTAGGTTTTTGTCAAAAAACTTGACTGTGCTTGTTGTAGGGGAATCCGTGTTTGTTCATGGAGGGATATTACCCCACCATGTATCTTATGGATTGGAACGGATTAACGAAGAGGTGAGGGATTGGATTACTGGTTTGAGAGAGACTGTATCATCGGATATAGTTAATACCGAGAATTCAGTTCTTTGGTTACGAAAATTTTCTAACAAAGTGGTTAATGATTGCGACAGGAGTATGCTGGAACATACTCTTGCGACAATTCCAGGTGCAAGGAGGATGATCATGGGTCATACTATTCAAAAGGGTGGCATAAACGCAGCTTGCAATAACAAAGCGATAAGGATTGATGTTGGTATGTCTAATGGGTGCATTAACGGGCTGCCTGAGGTTCTGGAGATTAGTGAGGATTCTGGTCTGCGAATCTTAACATCAAATCCAGTTAAGAAGAGGCGTGATTTGAAGGTCCCTGTGCAGCAAGAAACACGAGTACCGGGGAAATGCAAGTTGTGGCTTAAGCCTATTTCTATTTGA